A window of Pedococcus aerophilus contains these coding sequences:
- the hemE gene encoding uroporphyrinogen decarboxylase, translating to MTSPLDSPLDSALVRAARRQPVTHTPVWFMRQAGRSLPEYRKVREGVGMLESCRRPDLVTEITLQPVRRHGVDAAIFFSDIVVPLAAVGVDLDIVAGVGPVVAEPFRTRADLDRLPELTPDLVPDITESVQLLVAELGATPLIGFAGAPFTLASYLVEGGPSKNHENTKALMYGDPGLWHDLCARLAQISGAFLDVQAAAGASVVQLFDSWVGNLPRADYETYVQPHSRVALAAVAKHGTPTIHFGVGTGELLPAMGAAGADVVGVDYRVSLTDALARIGDGYAVQGNLDPALLFAPWPALEARVRAIVEEGRAAPGHIFNLGHGVLPTTDPDVITRVVELVHEVGAR from the coding sequence GTGACCTCCCCCCTCGACAGCCCGCTCGACTCTGCCCTCGTCCGGGCCGCCCGCCGCCAGCCGGTGACCCACACCCCGGTGTGGTTCATGCGCCAGGCCGGGCGCTCGCTGCCCGAGTACCGCAAGGTCCGTGAGGGCGTCGGCATGCTGGAGTCCTGCCGCCGCCCCGACCTCGTCACCGAGATCACCCTCCAGCCGGTCCGCCGCCACGGCGTCGACGCGGCCATCTTCTTCTCCGACATCGTCGTCCCGCTCGCCGCGGTCGGGGTGGACCTCGACATCGTCGCCGGTGTCGGTCCCGTCGTCGCCGAGCCGTTCCGCACCCGCGCGGACCTCGACCGGCTGCCCGAGCTCACCCCCGACCTCGTCCCCGACATCACCGAGTCGGTGCAGCTGCTCGTCGCCGAGCTCGGCGCGACGCCGCTCATCGGGTTCGCCGGGGCGCCGTTCACCCTGGCGAGCTACCTCGTCGAGGGTGGGCCGAGCAAGAACCACGAGAACACCAAGGCCCTGATGTACGGAGACCCCGGGTTGTGGCACGACCTGTGCGCCCGCCTCGCGCAGATCTCCGGTGCGTTCCTCGACGTGCAGGCCGCGGCCGGGGCCTCGGTCGTCCAGCTCTTCGACTCCTGGGTCGGCAACCTCCCGCGGGCCGACTACGAGACCTACGTCCAGCCGCACTCGCGGGTGGCGCTCGCCGCGGTGGCGAAGCACGGCACCCCGACGATCCACTTCGGGGTCGGTACGGGCGAGCTGCTCCCCGCCATGGGCGCCGCCGGCGCCGACGTCGTCGGCGTGGACTACCGCGTGTCCCTCACCGACGCGCTCGCGCGCATCGGTGACGGGTATGCCGTGCAGGGCAACCTCGACCCCGCGCTCCTGTTCGCCCCGTGGCCGGCCCTCGAGGCCAGGGTCCGCGCGATCGTCGAGGAGGGTCGGGCCGCGCCCGGGCACATCTTCAACCTCGGCCACGGCGTCCTGCCGACCACCGACCCCGACGTCATCACGCGGGTCGTCGAGCTCGTCCACGAGGTCGGCGCCCGCTGA
- a CDS encoding DMT family transporter, with product MLSLLALASSACWGTSDFFAGLFSRRRPAVAVVGWTQALAFVVLTAVVLTQLGDVAWSGWPLWSAAAGLSGLTGLLCFYTALSTGTMGVVAPIAALGVAVPVLLGVATGDEPSAWTWVGILVAVVGVTLASGPELSGDVSTRPVVLAGIAAVGFGLALFCLDRGARSSTLMTLWGMRCTSVVVFTVVALVARSVGGVVAREVPALLLIGCGDVAANALFAVASSRGQVSVASVLGSLYPVVTILLARLVLKERLRPIQQVGALLSLVGAAVIAV from the coding sequence GTGCTCTCCCTCCTCGCGCTGGCCTCGAGCGCGTGCTGGGGCACCTCCGACTTCTTCGCCGGGTTGTTCTCGAGGCGGCGCCCGGCGGTCGCGGTGGTCGGGTGGACGCAGGCGCTCGCATTCGTCGTGCTCACCGCCGTGGTGCTCACCCAGCTGGGTGACGTCGCCTGGTCGGGCTGGCCGCTGTGGTCGGCCGCCGCGGGCCTGTCGGGCCTCACTGGGTTGCTCTGCTTCTACACCGCCCTGTCCACCGGGACGATGGGTGTGGTCGCCCCGATCGCGGCCCTCGGGGTGGCTGTCCCGGTCCTGCTCGGCGTCGCCACCGGTGACGAGCCGTCGGCCTGGACCTGGGTCGGCATCCTCGTCGCCGTCGTCGGCGTGACCCTCGCCTCCGGACCCGAGCTGAGCGGCGACGTGTCGACCCGCCCGGTGGTGCTGGCGGGGATCGCCGCGGTCGGCTTCGGGCTGGCCCTGTTCTGCCTCGACCGCGGTGCGCGCTCGTCGACGCTGATGACGCTGTGGGGGATGCGGTGCACCTCGGTCGTGGTGTTCACCGTGGTCGCCCTCGTCGCCCGGTCGGTCGGGGGAGTGGTCGCGCGCGAGGTGCCGGCGCTGCTGCTGATCGGGTGCGGGGACGTGGCCGCCAACGCGCTCTTCGCCGTCGCGTCCTCCCGTGGCCAGGTGAGCGTCGCGAGCGTCCTCGGTTCGCTGTACCCCGTCGTGACGATCCTGCTCGCGCGGCTCGTCCTCAAGGAGCGGCTGCGCCCGATCCAGCAGGTGGGGGCGCTGCTGTCGCTGGTCGGCGCCGCGGTCATCGCGGTGTGA
- a CDS encoding DUF3000 domain-containing protein, with amino-acid sequence MGSRTVPGDQSPEFTQALSDLRGARLRPEIRLTEVPAPQRIAPYAVALTAEVVGAAADEDELASGRFVLLHDPSAPDPWDGAWRAVTFARAELEPELANDPMLGAVGWSWLTDALESHHLGFTAEAGTVTRVVSESFAGLSDRPASVEMEVRASWTPVAGNVGAHLVAWSDLLCTIAGLPPLPEGVIALPGPRR; translated from the coding sequence GTGGGCAGCAGAACGGTCCCCGGCGACCAGTCACCCGAGTTCACGCAGGCGCTCAGCGACCTGCGCGGCGCGCGGTTGCGCCCCGAGATCCGGCTCACCGAGGTGCCCGCGCCCCAGCGCATCGCCCCGTATGCCGTGGCCCTCACCGCCGAGGTGGTGGGTGCCGCCGCGGACGAGGACGAGCTCGCGTCGGGCCGGTTCGTCCTGCTGCACGACCCGTCGGCGCCGGACCCGTGGGACGGTGCCTGGCGCGCGGTGACGTTCGCCCGCGCCGAGCTCGAGCCCGAGCTGGCCAACGACCCGATGCTGGGTGCCGTGGGCTGGTCGTGGCTGACCGACGCGCTGGAGTCGCACCACCTCGGTTTCACCGCGGAGGCCGGCACCGTCACGCGGGTCGTCTCCGAGAGCTTCGCGGGGCTGTCCGACCGACCTGCCAGCGTCGAGATGGAGGTCCGCGCATCGTGGACCCCGGTAGCCGGCAACGTCGGTGCGCACCTGGTCGCGTGGTCGGACCTCCTGTGCACCATCGCCGGTCTCCCGCCGCTGCCCGAGGGAGTCATCGCGCTGCCTGGGCCGCGGCGCTGA
- a CDS encoding HRDC domain-containing protein, translating into MPADGVPPVVETERGLMEAAAAIAAGEGPVALDAERASGYRYGQRAYLVQLRREGSGTWLIDPIACPDLSPLDEAIGNAEWILHAATQDLACLAEVGLRPRQLFDTELAGRLLGLPRVGLAAVVEHYLGLSLAKEHSAVDWSTRPLPEPWLRYAALDVEVLVDVRNLMGVDLAKQGKAGWAREEFEALLDFTGPAPRVDPWRRTSGMHKVRQRRIAAVVRELWETRDAIAQDRDVSPGRVLPDAVLVEIAMAAPTSPAALPSGHRSVRRYQRQWLDAVTRANAIPEADLPPMTLRSDGPPPQRAWPERDPVAAARLAATREALTEFATEHSIPVENVLSPEPLRRVIWTPPADRSAAGFAEALQSLGARRWQTDVVAPLVAAAFEAHPDE; encoded by the coding sequence ATGCCCGCCGACGGCGTGCCGCCGGTCGTGGAGACCGAGCGCGGGCTGATGGAGGCTGCCGCGGCCATCGCCGCCGGTGAGGGCCCGGTCGCCCTCGACGCCGAGCGCGCCAGCGGCTACCGCTACGGCCAGCGGGCCTACCTCGTGCAGCTGCGCCGGGAGGGCTCCGGCACCTGGCTGATCGACCCGATCGCCTGCCCCGACCTGTCCCCGCTCGACGAGGCCATCGGCAACGCCGAGTGGATCCTGCACGCCGCCACGCAGGACCTCGCCTGCCTCGCCGAGGTGGGGCTGCGCCCGCGCCAGCTGTTCGACACCGAGCTCGCCGGCCGCCTGCTCGGACTTCCCCGCGTCGGGCTCGCCGCCGTCGTCGAGCACTACCTCGGTCTTTCGTTGGCCAAGGAGCACTCGGCCGTCGACTGGTCGACGCGTCCGCTTCCCGAGCCGTGGCTGCGGTACGCCGCGCTCGACGTGGAGGTGCTCGTCGACGTCCGCAACCTCATGGGCGTCGACCTCGCCAAGCAGGGCAAGGCCGGCTGGGCCCGCGAGGAGTTCGAGGCGCTGCTCGACTTCACCGGCCCCGCGCCCCGCGTCGACCCGTGGCGCCGCACGTCCGGCATGCACAAGGTGCGCCAGCGCCGGATCGCCGCCGTCGTCCGCGAGCTGTGGGAGACCCGCGACGCCATCGCCCAGGACCGCGACGTGTCCCCCGGTCGGGTCCTGCCCGACGCCGTCCTCGTCGAGATCGCCATGGCGGCACCGACGAGCCCGGCCGCGCTGCCCTCGGGCCACCGCTCGGTGCGCCGCTACCAGCGCCAGTGGCTCGACGCGGTGACCCGGGCCAACGCGATCCCCGAGGCCGACCTGCCGCCGATGACCCTGCGCTCGGACGGCCCGCCGCCGCAGCGCGCCTGGCCCGAGCGCGACCCGGTCGCCGCGGCCCGTCTGGCTGCCACGCGTGAGGCGCTGACCGAGTTCGCCACCGAGCACTCCATCCCGGTGGAGAACGTGCTGTCGCCGGAGCCCCTGCGTCGCGTCATCTGGACGCCGCCCGCCGACCGCAGCGCCGCGGGCTTCGCCGAGGCGCTCCAGTCCCTCGGCGCCCGCCGTTGGCAGACGGACGTCGTGGCCCCGCTGGTCGCGGCGGCCTTCGAGGCGCACCCCGACGAGTAG
- a CDS encoding thiolase family protein: protein MPRTLQEVVFVDGVRTPFGKAGEKGIYAQTRADDLVIRCIRELMRRHPELPPERVEEVAIAATTQIGDQGLTLGRMAALLSGLPKTTPGYSIDRMCAGAMTAVTATASSIAFGSIDIAIAGGVEHMGRHPMGEGVDPNPRIVAEKLVDPSALVMGSTAENLHDRYPTLTKERSDAYAVASQEKLAKAYANGQVQPDLVPVATRHQDLGYGLAIQDEPPRPGTSLESLAELKTPFRPHGNVTAGNSAGLNDGATACILASEAAAQELGLPIRMRLVDFAFVGVEPEVMGIGPVPAAEKALGKAGLSIEDIGLFELNEAFAVQVLAFLEHFDIADDDPRVNQYGGAIATGHPLASSGVRLMTQLARQFEEHPEVRYGMTAMCIGIGMGGAVIWENPHHADYGKEVAA, encoded by the coding sequence GTGCCCCGCACCCTTCAGGAGGTCGTCTTCGTCGACGGCGTCCGGACGCCGTTCGGCAAGGCCGGGGAGAAGGGCATCTACGCCCAGACCCGCGCCGACGACCTCGTCATCCGTTGCATCCGTGAGCTCATGCGCCGCCACCCCGAGCTGCCGCCGGAGCGCGTCGAAGAGGTCGCCATCGCGGCGACCACCCAGATCGGCGACCAGGGCCTGACCCTCGGCCGCATGGCCGCCCTCCTGTCCGGTCTCCCCAAGACGACGCCGGGCTACTCCATCGACCGCATGTGCGCCGGCGCGATGACCGCCGTGACCGCCACCGCGAGCTCGATCGCGTTCGGCTCCATCGACATCGCCATCGCCGGCGGGGTCGAGCACATGGGCCGCCACCCCATGGGTGAGGGAGTCGACCCCAACCCGCGCATCGTCGCCGAGAAGCTCGTCGACCCCAGCGCGCTCGTCATGGGCTCGACCGCCGAGAACCTGCACGACCGCTACCCGACGCTGACCAAGGAGCGCTCCGACGCCTACGCCGTCGCCTCCCAGGAGAAGCTCGCCAAGGCGTACGCCAACGGTCAGGTCCAGCCCGACCTCGTGCCCGTCGCCACCCGTCACCAGGACCTCGGCTACGGTCTGGCCATCCAGGACGAGCCGCCGCGCCCCGGCACCTCCCTGGAGAGCCTCGCCGAGCTGAAGACGCCGTTCCGCCCGCACGGCAACGTCACCGCCGGCAACTCGGCCGGCCTCAACGACGGCGCGACCGCGTGCATCCTCGCCTCCGAGGCTGCGGCCCAGGAGCTCGGTCTGCCGATCCGTATGCGGCTCGTGGACTTCGCCTTCGTCGGCGTCGAGCCCGAGGTCATGGGCATCGGACCGGTGCCGGCTGCCGAGAAGGCGCTCGGCAAGGCCGGGCTGTCGATCGAGGACATCGGCCTGTTCGAGCTCAACGAGGCGTTCGCGGTGCAGGTGCTCGCGTTCCTCGAGCACTTCGACATCGCCGACGACGACCCGCGCGTCAACCAGTACGGCGGCGCCATCGCCACCGGTCACCCGCTCGCCTCGTCGGGCGTGCGCCTGATGACGCAGCTCGCCCGCCAGTTCGAGGAGCACCCGGAGGTCCGCTACGGCATGACCGCCATGTGCATCGGCATCGGCATGGGTGGAGCCGTCATCTGGGAGAACCCCCACCACGCTGACTACGGCAAGGAGGTCGCCGCATGA
- a CDS encoding 3-hydroxyacyl-CoA dehydrogenase NAD-binding domain-containing protein, which yields MSDQQTFDEVVTHTPVRDITLPGDAGVLALVTLDNGFDHTKPNTFGPQTIAGLLSVVQSLRARAEAGEIQAVGITGKPFIFAVGADLKAVAQATSRDQALEVARAGHAAFGAIMDLPVPTFAFVNGAAMGGGVEIALSADYRSISAGVPAIALPETFLGLVPGWGGCYLLPNLVGPANALKVIIENPMNTNRMLKGPQAFELGMADVMFAPADFLEESLLWAAKVITGETKVERAEVSRDEAEWSGAIKAAKGLVDLKTGGKSPAPYRALQLVAEARTATRDEAFAAEDEALADLVMGDELRAGLYSFDLVQRRAKRPAGAPDKALARKVTKVGIVGAGLMASQLALLFAQRLEVPVVMTDLDEERVGKGVGYVHAEVDKLLGKRRVNQDKANRIKGLVTGSTSKDGFADADFVIEAVFEEMSVKKQVWAEVEAVVSGECVLATNTSSLSITEMASELQHPERVVGFHFFNPVAVMPLLEIIKGEQTDDATLATAFATGKTLKKTTILVKDSPSFIVNRLLGRFMGEVAKVVDEGTPIEVADRAFAGLAPMPPFILLGLVGPAIALHNNETLARAFPDRFYVSENLRKVVAAKKSAIYTWPEGKPVVDPEVEALFDKPADPVVLTTEQVRERVLGVLADEARRMLDEGVAQAPMDLDLAMITGAGFQFWNGGLTPLLDREGVSEKVTGRRFLPAGVASVPA from the coding sequence ATGAGCGACCAGCAGACGTTCGACGAGGTCGTGACCCACACCCCGGTCCGCGACATCACCCTCCCCGGCGACGCCGGCGTCCTCGCTCTCGTCACGCTCGACAACGGGTTCGACCACACCAAGCCCAACACGTTCGGGCCGCAGACCATCGCCGGACTGCTCTCGGTGGTCCAGAGCCTGCGCGCCCGCGCCGAGGCCGGCGAGATCCAGGCCGTCGGCATCACCGGCAAGCCGTTCATCTTCGCGGTCGGAGCCGACCTCAAGGCCGTCGCCCAGGCGACCAGCCGCGACCAGGCCCTCGAGGTCGCCCGGGCCGGCCACGCCGCGTTCGGGGCGATCATGGACCTGCCGGTCCCGACGTTCGCGTTCGTCAACGGTGCGGCGATGGGTGGTGGCGTGGAGATCGCCCTGTCCGCCGACTACCGCAGCATCTCCGCGGGCGTGCCCGCGATCGCGCTGCCCGAGACGTTCCTGGGCCTCGTCCCGGGGTGGGGCGGCTGCTACCTGCTGCCCAACCTCGTCGGACCGGCGAACGCGCTCAAGGTCATCATCGAGAACCCGATGAACACCAACCGGATGCTCAAGGGCCCGCAGGCGTTCGAGCTCGGCATGGCCGACGTGATGTTCGCCCCTGCCGACTTCCTCGAGGAGTCGCTGCTCTGGGCCGCGAAGGTCATCACGGGCGAGACGAAGGTCGAGCGTGCCGAGGTGTCCCGGGACGAGGCGGAGTGGTCCGGCGCCATCAAGGCCGCCAAGGGCCTGGTCGACCTCAAGACCGGTGGGAAGTCCCCCGCCCCCTACCGCGCCCTCCAGCTCGTCGCCGAGGCCCGCACCGCGACCCGCGACGAGGCGTTCGCCGCCGAGGACGAGGCACTTGCCGACCTCGTCATGGGTGACGAGCTGCGCGCGGGGCTCTACTCGTTCGACCTCGTCCAGCGTCGGGCCAAGCGCCCGGCCGGGGCGCCCGACAAGGCCCTGGCCCGCAAGGTCACCAAGGTCGGCATCGTCGGCGCCGGTCTCATGGCCAGCCAGCTCGCGCTGCTGTTCGCCCAGCGCCTCGAGGTGCCGGTCGTCATGACCGACCTCGACGAGGAGCGGGTGGGCAAGGGTGTCGGCTACGTCCACGCCGAGGTCGACAAGCTGCTCGGCAAGCGCCGGGTCAACCAGGACAAGGCCAACCGCATCAAGGGCCTCGTGACCGGGTCGACGAGCAAGGACGGTTTCGCCGACGCCGACTTCGTCATCGAGGCCGTGTTCGAGGAGATGTCGGTCAAGAAGCAGGTCTGGGCCGAGGTCGAGGCGGTCGTGTCGGGCGAGTGCGTCCTCGCGACCAACACCAGCTCGCTGTCCATCACGGAGATGGCGTCCGAGCTGCAGCACCCCGAGCGGGTCGTGGGCTTCCACTTCTTCAACCCGGTCGCCGTCATGCCGCTGCTGGAGATCATCAAGGGAGAGCAGACCGACGACGCCACCCTCGCCACGGCCTTCGCCACCGGCAAGACGTTGAAGAAGACCACGATCCTCGTCAAGGACTCGCCGTCGTTCATCGTCAACCGGCTCCTCGGCCGCTTCATGGGCGAGGTCGCCAAGGTCGTCGACGAGGGCACCCCTATCGAGGTGGCCGACCGTGCGTTCGCCGGCCTCGCGCCGATGCCGCCGTTCATCCTGCTCGGCCTCGTCGGACCGGCCATCGCGTTGCACAACAACGAGACCCTGGCCAGGGCGTTCCCCGACCGCTTCTACGTCTCGGAGAACCTGCGCAAGGTCGTCGCCGCGAAGAAGTCGGCCATCTACACCTGGCCCGAGGGCAAGCCGGTCGTCGACCCCGAGGTCGAGGCGCTGTTCGACAAGCCGGCCGACCCCGTGGTGCTGACGACCGAACAGGTGCGCGAGCGCGTCCTCGGCGTCCTGGCCGACGAGGCCCGGCGCATGCTCGACGAGGGTGTCGCCCAGGCCCCGATGGACCTCGACCTCGCGATGATCACCGGCGCCGGGTTCCAGTTCTGGAACGGTGGCCTCACGCCGCTGCTCGACCGCGAGGGCGTCTCGGAGAAGGTCACCGGCAGGCGCTTCCTGCCCGCCGGGGTGGCGAGCGTCCCCGCGTAG
- a CDS encoding nuclear transport factor 2 family protein, translating into MTTTGDTFVNALAAKDEDGLRALLTEDVDFRGLTPDQAWQGTGHDAVLEVLLGRWFEPHDEIVEVREVAVDTVGDRDRVTYRLGLSCHGEPRVTEQHAVFETDGEGRIGWLRIMCSGFRPDASGA; encoded by the coding sequence ATGACCACGACCGGTGACACGTTCGTCAACGCGCTGGCGGCCAAGGACGAGGACGGGCTGCGGGCGCTGCTCACCGAGGACGTCGACTTCCGCGGGCTCACCCCCGACCAGGCGTGGCAGGGCACCGGCCACGACGCGGTGCTGGAGGTGCTGCTGGGCCGGTGGTTCGAGCCCCACGACGAGATCGTCGAGGTGCGCGAGGTCGCCGTCGACACGGTGGGCGACCGGGACCGGGTGACCTACCGGCTGGGGCTGAGCTGCCACGGCGAACCCCGCGTGACCGAGCAGCACGCGGTGTTCGAGACCGACGGCGAGGGCCGGATCGGCTGGTTGCGGATCATGTGCTCGGGTTTCCGTCCTGATGCCTCTGGCGCGTGA
- a CDS encoding 3-hydroxybutyrate dehydrogenase, whose amino-acid sequence MPTTPALLDLTGRTALVTGAASGIGASCVERLVAAGARVHAADRDKEGLDRFSSLAGVELLPTDLSDLAAVDQLPGDVDILVNNAGIQHVSPIHEFPVETWDLIIRLMLTSPFRLTRRVLPHMYAQGFGRIINVSSVHGLRASAFKAAYVSAKHGLEGLSKVTALEGAEHGVTSNCVNPAYVRTPLVEKQIADQAKTHGITEDEVVAKIMLEPVAVKRLVEADEVAELVAFLCGPSAASVSGSSFAMDGGWTAH is encoded by the coding sequence ATGCCGACGACGCCTGCGCTGCTCGACCTGACCGGACGCACCGCTCTCGTGACCGGTGCGGCGAGCGGGATCGGCGCCTCCTGCGTCGAGCGGCTCGTGGCCGCCGGCGCCAGGGTGCACGCGGCGGACCGCGACAAGGAGGGCCTCGACCGGTTCTCCTCCCTCGCCGGGGTCGAGCTGCTGCCGACCGACCTGTCCGACCTGGCCGCCGTGGACCAGCTGCCTGGCGATGTCGACATCCTGGTCAACAACGCCGGCATCCAGCACGTGAGCCCGATCCACGAGTTCCCCGTCGAGACCTGGGACCTGATCATCCGGCTCATGCTCACCTCGCCGTTCCGCCTCACGCGCCGCGTGCTCCCCCACATGTACGCGCAGGGGTTCGGGCGCATCATCAACGTCTCCAGCGTCCACGGCCTGCGGGCGAGCGCCTTCAAGGCGGCCTACGTCTCGGCCAAGCACGGCCTCGAGGGCCTGTCGAAGGTCACCGCCCTCGAGGGTGCCGAGCACGGGGTGACGAGCAACTGCGTCAACCCCGCCTACGTCCGCACCCCGCTGGTGGAGAAGCAGATCGCCGACCAGGCCAAGACGCACGGCATCACCGAGGACGAGGTCGTCGCCAAGATCATGCTCGAGCCGGTGGCCGTCAAGCGGCTCGTGGAGGCCGACGAGGTCGCCGAGCTGGTGGCGTTCCTCTGCGGCCCCTCGGCCGCATCCGTGTCGGGTTCGTCCTTCGCGATGGACGGTGGCTGGACGGCCCACTGA
- a CDS encoding helix-turn-helix domain-containing protein, with product MDAHDDSAMTLLRLLAEGAPASELGGVRDPGGEARELALRVRAAFDSRRRREAELTALVETARDLAALRDPSGILEAIVRRARTLIGTDVAYLTLYDPEAGDTFMRATDGSVSVEFQTVRLSLGDGLGGLVASTHKPYWSADYLNDHRFQHTGTIDSAVGDEGLVSICGTPLTVEDEFVGVLFAANRSPRPFSPDQVALLGSLAALAAVSIVQTRSADEVRRHTAGVERAAAAHDRFAELVLAGGGVDDITKALGDLLGGWVVLLGSEGECLSTHGDAPSTDDARAGSLTDSAVVRMTQASGRLAHDPAGDRWAIGVKAPQTPLGVLVLGGVGVLDDADRRTVERASVVSALVLLFERTAAEAEQRVRTDLVTDLVSGRGDPQALASRARGEGVDPSVPHAVLVADADDTVPRRTLLLAAHAAAGPDSVVGEHDGRVVALVPSDDAHQSAGELARRLGRLGRVSVGAAGPVSLADDVPATWAEAVRTVQALESLGLGGTGASSAHLGFAGLVVGSAPDVDGYVTDHLGPLLDYDAKRGSELVKTLQAYFDAGGSPRHAATQLHVHVNTVSQRLERIAALLGPHWQQPDPALELQLALRLRRLSAGASPATSPPRRR from the coding sequence ATGGACGCCCACGACGACTCAGCGATGACCCTCCTGCGCCTGCTGGCCGAGGGTGCTCCCGCGTCGGAGCTCGGTGGCGTCCGGGACCCCGGGGGCGAGGCCCGCGAGCTGGCGCTGCGGGTGCGTGCCGCGTTCGACTCGCGTCGGCGCCGCGAGGCCGAGCTCACCGCCCTCGTCGAGACCGCCCGCGACCTCGCCGCCCTGCGCGACCCCAGCGGGATCCTCGAGGCCATCGTCCGCCGCGCCCGGACCCTCATCGGCACCGACGTCGCCTACCTCACGCTGTACGACCCCGAGGCCGGCGACACCTTCATGCGGGCCACCGACGGCTCGGTGTCCGTGGAGTTCCAGACGGTGCGGCTCTCCCTCGGCGACGGGCTCGGCGGGCTGGTGGCCTCGACCCACAAGCCGTACTGGAGCGCGGACTACCTCAACGACCACCGGTTCCAGCACACGGGGACCATCGACAGCGCGGTCGGCGACGAGGGCCTGGTGTCCATCTGCGGGACTCCCCTGACCGTCGAGGACGAGTTCGTCGGGGTGCTGTTCGCGGCCAACCGCTCACCCCGGCCGTTCTCCCCCGACCAGGTCGCCCTCCTCGGGTCGCTGGCCGCCCTGGCCGCCGTCTCGATCGTCCAGACCCGCAGCGCCGACGAGGTCCGGCGCCACACCGCCGGTGTGGAGCGGGCCGCCGCTGCTCACGACCGCTTCGCCGAGCTCGTCCTGGCCGGTGGCGGGGTCGACGACATCACCAAGGCCCTCGGCGACCTGCTGGGTGGCTGGGTGGTGCTGCTCGGCTCCGAGGGTGAGTGCCTGAGCACCCACGGCGACGCACCCTCGACCGACGACGCCCGCGCCGGCTCGCTCACCGACTCGGCCGTCGTCCGGATGACCCAGGCGTCCGGGCGGCTCGCCCACGACCCGGCCGGCGACCGGTGGGCCATCGGCGTCAAGGCACCGCAGACCCCCCTCGGCGTGCTGGTCCTGGGCGGTGTGGGGGTCCTCGACGACGCCGACCGGCGCACCGTCGAGCGCGCCTCGGTCGTGTCTGCCCTGGTCCTGCTCTTCGAGCGCACCGCCGCCGAGGCCGAGCAGCGCGTGCGCACCGACCTCGTGACCGACCTCGTCAGCGGCCGCGGCGACCCGCAGGCCCTGGCGTCCCGCGCGCGCGGCGAGGGCGTGGACCCCTCGGTCCCCCACGCCGTGCTCGTGGCAGACGCGGACGACACGGTGCCGCGCCGCACCCTGCTGCTCGCCGCCCACGCCGCCGCCGGTCCCGACTCGGTCGTCGGCGAGCACGACGGACGTGTCGTGGCCCTCGTGCCCTCCGACGACGCCCACCAGTCCGCCGGTGAGCTCGCCCGTCGCCTGGGGCGACTGGGCCGGGTCAGCGTCGGAGCCGCCGGACCGGTCAGCCTCGCCGACGACGTGCCCGCCACCTGGGCCGAGGCGGTGCGGACCGTGCAGGCGCTGGAGTCCCTCGGGCTCGGCGGCACCGGAGCGAGCTCGGCCCACCTCGGCTTCGCCGGTCTCGTCGTGGGCTCGGCCCCCGACGTCGACGGGTACGTCACCGACCACCTCGGCCCGCTGCTCGACTACGACGCCAAGCGTGGGTCCGAGCTGGTCAAGACGCTCCAGGCCTACTTCGACGCCGGTGGCAGCCCGCGGCACGCCGCGACGCAGCTGCACGTGCACGTCAACACCGTCAGCCAGCGCCTCGAACGCATCGCGGCACTGCTCGGACCGCACTGGCAGCAGCCGGATCCCGCCCTGGAGCTGCAGCTGGCGCTGCGGCTGCGGCGGCTCAGTGCAGGCGCGTCGCCAGCGACGTCGCCACCGCGTCGGCGGTGA